Proteins from a single region of Theileria parva strain Muguga chromosome 1, complete sequence, whole genome shotgun sequence:
- the MCM3 gene encoding DNA replication licensing factor MCM3, which produces MSQISGTESSANLLSSTQNSYLNQFQIMTSSEDETSKLLDFYDRVSSGTVNLHPSSQNDDSVERKKKLLDRLNQDVLAEYEDARKSVIIAQQNYKSLVDRFLTFASENKQIYSKTVQLYEEAFKEYEKSAATTNLQMPMHLRIIVNLSLLYLRADNANSLTKLLIKSPYVSFQAFEDAIGEIWKNQATKVPLPSPKLGICGWLGRHHVTPRGLSSTMINTLVAVEGVINKCSGVYPKLSTSVYVGEDLLDVYNEREKMVYIRNHYDLTDLNKTKVDTTMPPPVDPQGKVVFRQEVGLSNFKNYQTFVLQETPEDSSLGQMPRYVSVIVQDDLCNKVKCGDRVRIWGVYRMLTPNTLNSSTIGSSIGKPFLVANHLLIKDQYSFSNTTVITDDDRAKFKYLAGRNDTITVLTNSVAPSLCGLSLVKKGILLMLVGGHLNPMNDSQQTSYNSKELDSENPNENLFTSGETRENLRGDIHVLLVGDPGCGKSQLLRFVMALLPNTISTTGRGSTGVGLTAAIVQDEETGERKVEGGAMVMGDRKIVLIDEFDKMNYADRVAIHEVMEQQTVSVAKAGIHTTLNARCTVLAAANPLYGCWSEDMQINEQLNFEYSLLSRFDLIFIVRDVNNEMQDDRIADAILRNITQKSRPVPSINRVNKSSVIQPIQSDLQLQVQYTITTVNNTGSDFKTDTVGAEADLQANQEKNTARMRTGRVLRSGRTTGRTSTSDRMDSLFNNNLSYLDDNGVEHEILDLSTLKKYIYYCKDMYYKEMHNAKNWSPGPELTLLARNEISKSYSQMRQRCKDNKKKLLQLVSPRTLEAILRLSTAFAKLKLSRYITKEHVKAAVKLLNYTIFGDVYTTKDSSKKDEDVDFSSGSESDDDFVDADLLSSDEERENSRTSRRGSTSKGNKRLKRSKQTTTTTTDKKADKTAESSETTDEQLSLEFNKNLMDNLQKLDYGDGVALNDLFAAYKSYEKDLSLAKFKSLLVNLSNSDNAPIVYAQDDEKVYTC; this is translated from the exons ATGAGTCAGATCTCGGGTACGGAATCCTCGGCAAATCTGTTGTCGAGCACACAGAACTCGTACCTTAATCAGTTCCAGATTATGACCTCGTCGGAAGACGAAACTTCGAAATTGCTCGACTTTTACGACCGCGTTTCCTCCGGCACTGTGAATCTGCACCCTTCATCTCAGAACGACGACTCCGTGGAACGAAAAAAGAAACTTTTGGATAGGCTAAACCAGGACGTTTTGGCTGAATATGAAGACGCCCGTAAGAGTGTCATCATTGCACAGCAAAATTACAAGTCCTTGGTTGATCGTTTTTTAACGTTTGCATCcgaaaataaacaaatttactCCAAAACTGTACAACTTTATGAAGAGGCCTTTAAGGAGTATGAGAAATCAGCCGCCACAACTAACCTCCAAATGCCAATGCACCTACGAATCATTGTCAATTTAAGCCTCTTGTACCTCAGGGCAGACAACGCAAATTCACTCACAAAACTATTAATAAAGTCACCATACGTTTCATTCCAGGCTTTTGAAGATGCAATTGGCGAGATTTGGAAGAACCAAGCCACTAAGGTACCACTCCCCTCACCAAAACTAGGAATCTGCGGCTGGCTTGGAAGACACCATGTTACCCCAAGAGGTTTATCATCAACTATGATCAACACACTTGTTGCGGTTGAAGGAGTTATTAACAAAT GTTCTGGAGTGTATCCTAAGTTGAGTACGAGTGTGTATGTTGGCGAGGATTTGTTGGACGTATACAACGAGAGAGAAAAGATGGTTTACATAAGGAACCACTACGACTTGACTGACTTGAACAAGACTAAAGTGGACACCACAATGCCACCTCCAGTTGATCCCCAGGGAAAAGTGGTGTTTAGACAGGAGGTAGGCCTCAGTAACTTTAAGAACTATCAGACGTTTGTACTTCAGGAAACACCAGAAGACTCATCTTTGGGTCAAATGCCCAGATACGTCTCAGTGATAGTTCAAGACGACTTGTGCAACAAGGTGAAGTGTGGTGATAGAGTTCGCATTTGGGGAGTTTACAGGATGCTAACACCTAATACACTTAACTCAAGCACAATTGGAAGTAGTATAGGAAAGCCGTTTCTGGTGGCAAATCATCTTCTAATTAAGGACCAGTATAGCTTTTCTAACACTACTGTTATCACAGATGATGACAGGGCTAAATTCAAGTATTTGGCAGGAAGAAATGACACAATAACTGTTCTTACCAACAGTGTGGCTCCTTCACTTTGTGGTCTTTCACTTGTAAAGAAGGGGATTTTGCTAATGCTTGTTGGCGGTCATTTGAATCCAATGAATGATTCTCAACAAACGTCCTACAACTCTAAGGAATTAGATTCTGAAAACCCTAACGAAAATCTATTCACCAGTGGAGAGACTAGGGAAAACTTAAGAGGTGATATTCACGTGTTACTGGTTGGCGACCCAGGTTGTGGGAAATCTCAACTCCTTAGGTTTGTAATGGCACTACTTCCCAATACAATTTCTACCACTGGCCGAGGTTCCACCGGTGTTGGTTTAACTGCTGCAATTGTACAGGATGAAG aaACCGGAGAACGTAAAGTTGAGGGAGGAGCCATGGTTATGGGGGACAGAAAGATAGTCTTGATTGACGAGTTTGACAAGATGAACTACGCAGACAGAGTAGCAATTCACGAAGTCATGGAACAACAGACGGTTTCAGTGGCAAAGGCAGGAATCCACACCACCCTAAACGCAAGATGCACAGTACTGGCAGCCGCTAATCCTCTCTACGGCTGCTGGTCTGAAGATATGCAAATTAATGaacaattaaattttgaatACTCACTACTATCTAG ATTTGACTTGATATTTATTGTGCGTGATGTGAACAATGAGATGCAAGATGATAGAATAGCGGATGCGATTTTGAGGAACATAACACAAAAGTCGAGGCCTGTACCATCAATTAACAGGGTGAACAAGTCATCAGTTATCCAACCGATTCAAAGTGACCTTCAATTGCAAGTCCAGTACACAATAACAACAGTGAACAACACTGGGTCtgattttaaaactgaCACTGTAGGTGCAGAAGCTGATTTGCAGGCGAATCAAGAGAAGAATACTGCTAGAATGAGGACAGGAAGGGTTTTGAGAAGTGGTAGAACTACTGGACGGACAAGCACTTCAGACCGTATGGACTCCCTTTTTAATAACAACTTGAGTTACTTAGATGACAATGGAGTTGAGCATGAGATTCTTGACCTTTCGACACTTAAAAAGTACATTTACTACTGCAAGGACATGTACTACAAGGAGATGCATAACGCAAAGAACTGGTCACCAGGACCTGAACTAACTCTTTTGGCACGAAATGAGATCAGCAAGAGTTACTCCCAGATGCGCCAGAGATGCAAGGATAACAAGAAGAAGTTGTTACAGCTTGTTTCTCCTCGTACTTTGGAAGCTATTCTGAGGCTCTCAACAGCATTTGCAAAGCTCAAACTGAGTAGATACATAACCAAGGAACATGTAAAAGCCGCAGTGAAGCTCTTgaactatactattttcGGAGATGTTTACACAACTAAGGATTCCAGTAAGAAGGACGAGGACGTTGATTTCAGCAGTGGCTCAGAAAGTGATGATGATTTCGTTGATGCAGACCTACTCTCATCTGACGAGGAGCGTGAGAATTCTAGAACCAGTAGAAGAGGCAGCACTTCTAAGGGCAACAAAAGACTTAAACGTTCCAAACAAACTACTACCACCACAACTGATAAAAAGGCTGACAAAACTGCTGAAAGTTCAGAAACCACGGATGAACAACTTTCACTGGAGTTTAACAAGAATTTAATGGACAACTTGCAAAAGTTGGATTATGGTGATGGTGTTGCGTTGAATGACTTATTTGCAGCCTACAAATCCTACGAAAAGGACCTATCCCTGGCTAAGTTTAAGAGCCTGTTGGTTAACTTGTCAAACTCAGATAACGCTCCAATTGTTTATGCACAAGACGATGAAAAGGTTTATACTTGCTAA
- the UBC36 gene encoding Ubiquitin-conjugating enzyme E2 35 yields the protein MASKRILKETESLATDSPPGIKAELFVGNDRHFKIHMQGPDSTPYEGGVYILELFLPEHYPMDPPKVRFLTSIYHPNIDKIGRICLDILKDKWSPALQIRTVLLSIQALLSAPEPDDPLDASVANHFKTDRVGAEKVAREWNQTFAVCNKLD from the exons ATGGCTTCTAAGCGAATTCTCAAAGAGACTGAGAGTCTCGCTACTGATTCTC CACCTGGAATAAAGGCCGAGTTATTTGTTGGAAATGATCGgcattttaaaatacatatGCAAGGACCGGATTCCACGCCTTATGAGGGTGGAGTTTATATTCTAGAGTTGTTTTTGCCTGAGCATTACCCTATGGACCCGCCAAAAGTGCGTTTCCTAACCAGTATTTACCATCCTAACATTGATAAAATCGGTCGTATTTGCCTCGACATTCTAAAGGACAAGTGGAGTCCTGCTTTACAAATCAGGACTGTTTTACTTAGTATTCAGGCACTTTTATCGGCCCCTGAACCTGATGATCCGCTCGATGCGTCTGTTGCTAATCATTTCAAAACTGACCGTGTGGGAGCAGAAAAGGTTGCTCGTGAATGGAATCAAACCTTTGCTGTCTGCAATAAATTAGATTAA
- a CDS encoding putative integral membrane protein, with amino-acid sequence MGFFKFLLVLYTFIRLSNCSHEFLAHNFVQYHVGGNDYGLPHLAVDGKLRYLLPGNFGLTDSSDKFLSSMISRGRTVYLLRLEDLLTKRFYWLFFKNVLKTNNVLLLTLPPKDTVLSGKNKKCDEAFATDFSNSNLPKCSDSNQLHQETLLKFEQFLYKSKPKCSLSVTEYNESVENVFNLTKSSKKLLGDDVRVNAKGFESNLVSNFLTLNLYGELNTEKSDSDNDNSDTKRKKILVTVNIDTFSVLQTYSSTTQNNSSLILTLELSRLLKDVKSEFYDLMFLFYSGSVINYSGLRHFLHNYKKDDIEFAVNFQDLSGDKLYFYTLNDFFTNLEPFLREFDPSFENVVKQENPLKKDETVDEENKEKDVNNHQSRFNNLSNVELNLPNELDTFKSFTVTTTSEATPLYTRCYSLNFKLDYNLLTQRTVDFAQVFLSLLKSDDQLKFDMEEIKSNVKKWDEVLSEPRNVLTTNLLLLDSVKEVVSHLESNLGKIQVQNFRTHIHEHKFYSSVPNNCNVFVAKHPAFDLLIVLAVTVYILTIWSLVRGSPKVAINDIADMFQQLFNEKNFKFKTK; translated from the exons atggGATTCTTTAAGTTTTTATTGGTTCTTTATACGTTTATACGCTTATCAAAT TGTTCTCATGAGTTTTTGGCTCATAACTTTGTACAATATCATGTTGGAGGTAATGACTATGGCCTTCCTCACCTGGCAGTTGACGGCAAGTTACGCTACCTTTTACCTGGGAATTTCGGACTTACCGATTCATCGGACAAATTTCTATCTAGTATGATTTCCAGAGGCAGGACTGTTTACTTGCTTCGTCTGGAGGATCTTTTAACAAAGCGTTTTTATTGGCTTTTTTTCAAGAATGTTCTCAAGACCAATAACGTTCTTCTTCTTACACTTCCTCCTAAGGATACCGTTTTATCTGGAAAAAATAAGAAATGCGACGAGGCCTTTGCCACAGATTTCTCTAACTCAAACTTACCAAAATGCAGTGATTCCAACCAATTACACCAGGAAACTCTTTTAAAATTCGAGCagtttttatataaatctAAACCTAAATGTTCTTTATCAGTGACTGAATATAATGAAAGTGTTGAAAACGTCTTCAATTTAACCAAATCttcaa aaaaattattggGAGATGATGTACGTGTTAACGCAAAAGGCTTTGAGTCAAACTTAGTATCAAATTTCTTAACTCTAAACCTCTAC GGAGAATTAAATACTGAGAAAAGTGATAGTGATAATGATAATTCTGATACGAAGAGAAAAAAGATATTGGTTACTGTTAACATTGATACATTCAGCGTTTTGCAAACATATTCAAGTACTACCCAAAACAACAGTAGTTTGATTTTAACCCTTGAGCTTTCCAGACTCTTGAAGGACGTTAAGAGCGAGTTTTACGACCTAATGTTTCTATTTTACTCAGGATCCGTGATAAATTACTCTGGTCTGagacattttttacacaactATAAAAAAGATGATATCGAATTTGCAGTTAATTTCCAGGACTTGTCTGgagataaattatacttttaTACCCTCAATGATTTCTTCACTAACTTAGAACCTTTTCTCAGG GAATTTGATCCATCGTTTGAGAATGTTGTGAAACAGGAAAATCCTTTGAAAAAAGATGAAACCGTTgatgaagaaaataaagaaaaagACGTAAATAATCATCAGAGTagatttaacaatttatcaaatgttGAATTAAATCTACCAAACGAACTTGACACCTTTAAGTCATTTACAGTTACCACTACCAGTGAAGCCACACCACTATATACAAGATGTTATTCTCTTAATTTCAA GCTtgattataatttattaacacaAAGAACTGTTGATTTCGCTCAAGTCTTTTTGAGCCTACTAAAATCAGATGatcaattaaaatttgac ATGGAGGAAATAAAAAGCAATGTAAAGAAGTGGGATGAAGTATTGAGTGAGCCTAGAAACGTTTTAACGACGAATTTGTTATTGTTGGATTCTGTGAAGGAAGTAGTTTCACATTTGGAGTCAAACTTGGGCAAGATTCAGGTACAGAACTTTAGAACTCACATCCACGAACACAAGTTCTACTCTTCTGTGCCCAACAATTGCAATGTCTTCGTAGCAAAGCACCCAGCATTTGATCTCCTAATCGTACTAGCTGTAACTGTATACATCCTGACCATCTGGAGCCTCGTCAGAGGGTCTCCCAAAGTGGCCATCAACGACATCGCTGACATGTTCCAGCAACTATTTAATGAAAagaatttcaaatttaaaactaaataa
- a CDS encoding putative integral membrane protein has product MEGSKALPRINVYKKLPGLCAFMMLFGSLVEISLINGGLYSDSDRKDPKNKSN; this is encoded by the exons ATGGAG GGTAGTAAAGCGTTACCGAGAATTAATGTTTACAAGAAATTGCCCGGTTTGTGTGCGTTTATGATGTTATTCGGCTCGCTTGTTGAAATTAGTCTCATTAATGGTGGACTCTACTCAGATTCTGACAGAAAAGaccctaaaaataaatcaaattaa
- a CDS encoding putative integral membrane protein: MTFDNLIDMDNDSPLLDQYQSYDYPPKNEKNMLRSLSFLSACSLCFVSFLNALNVFSMLNPSLYLLNLVQGFFGLLIVVTTGDGYSFLEKYNNVVEAYMGFLSVKRGRGVFFVLVALLSYTLVNLSTLYYVELLAFAVLAVLTLV; encoded by the exons ATGACgtttgataatttaattgaCATGGACAACGATTCGCCGCTTTTGGATCAATACCAGAGCTACGACTATCCTCCCAAAAATG AAAAGAATATGTTAAGGAGTTTATCGTTTTTATCGGCCTGCTCACTATGTTTTGTGAGTTTTCTAAACGctttaaatgttttttCGATGCTGAATCCTTCGCTTTATCTGCTAAATCTAGTTCAAGG cttTTTCGGTCTTTTGATAGTTGTTACTACTGGTGATGGTTATTCATTTTTGGAGAAGTACAACAATGTGGTTGAGGCTTACATGGGATTTCTTAGCGTTAAAAGGGGTCGGGGTGTTTTCTTTGTGCTTGTTGCTCTCTTATCGTACACGCTTGTCAATCTTTCTACTTTGTATTACGTCGAACTCCTGGCCTTTGCCGTTTTAGCTGTTTTAACACtcgtttaa
- the ANK2 gene encoding Ankyrin repeats (3 copies) family protein, which translates to MEDIGGLSDLVKEVLEICFSGTLAELKESVNKLLLADSPELKDQIEKSNSKKRDEVILTSLELAALEFIRDSKKRCVSHIAAAGGNLEVLNTLLTASPSLAHIEDDNKENSLFYLIRSIITNKFDTDLVSTDKLDDSSSLEENRINCLLLLIGLCGINNKNKFGLSPLHVATELGSYEICKILIENNANVNICSKSFSTPLSIAVIKSHTDLIDLLLEHGADPNVTEPDDDDDDSCDSKKSIPPPLVYCSSSGNTDLVNKLLENGANPNICDSQGWTSLHCAAESGHLSICKLLIEHGADANIVSRNKNAYILAVMNGHDNVAEYLKEFTNESDTFEFLHKSKTENEVDNNDVNYLTDELECLYVRDDCEDFTPEEIERIKSVVNETRDCGKQLVELKDYTNATNCYSKGLSLCPYNSEFDELKSILYSNRSFTNLKLKNLNQSLWDAKQAVKLNPGWSKAYLRLANVYKEKGETVDYLHNLFQAFVRDSENLELKRRFQSEFNKHRKG; encoded by the exons ATGGAAGATATCGGAGGCCTGAGTGATTTAGTCAAGGAGGTGCTTGAGATTTGTTTTTCAGGCACTTTGGCTGAGCTTAAAGAGAGTGTAAATAAACTTTTGTTGGCGGATTCTCCAGAGTTGAAGGACCAAATAGAGAAAAGCAACAGTAAAAAACGGGACGAAGTGATTTTGACTAGTTTGGAGCTCGCTGCACTGGAATTTATTCGAGATTCCAAGAAACGTTGTGTATCACATATCGCAGCGGCAGGTGGGAACTTGGAGGTTCTGAACACCCTCTTAACAGCTTCACCTAGCCTGGCTCACATAGAAGATGATAACAAAGAAAactcattattttatctgATTCGAtcaattattactaataaatttgatactGATCTGGTCAGTACTGATAAGTTGGATGACTCCTCTTCGTTGGAAGAGAATAGAATCAACTGTTTATTACTGTTAATAGGATTATGCGGTATCaataataagaataaatttgGTCTAAGCCCATTACATGTGGCTACAGAGCTTGGAAGCTATGagatttgtaaaatattaatagaGAATAATGCTAAT GTAAATATATGCAGTAAATCTTTTAGCACGCCGTTATCAATAGCTGTGATAAAGTCCCATACAGACCTTATTGACCTATTACTGGAACACGGTGCCGATCCAAATGTTACAGAACCTGATGACGATGATGATGATAGTTGTGATTCCAAAAAATCAATTCCCCCTCCACTAGTTTATTGTAGTAGTTCTGGAAACACTGATCTAGTTAATAAGTTGTTAGAAAATGGAGCAAATCCAAATATTTGTGATTCTCAGGGCTGGACTTCACTACATTGTGCAGCTGAATCAGGCCACTTGAGTATCTGTAAACTTCTAATAGAACACGGCGCCGATGCCAATATTGTTTCCAGA AACAAGAACGCTTATATTTTGGCGGTAATGAACGGGCATGACAACGTGGCAGAGTATTTAAAGGAATTCACAAATGAATCGGACACTTTTGAATTCCTACATAAGAGTAAAACTGAAAATGAGGTGGACAATAATGATGTTAATTACCTAACCGACGAACTTGAATGCTTATACGTACGTGATGATTGTGAAGATTTCACCCCTGAGGAAATAGAACGGATTAAAAGCGTGGTTAATGAAACCAGGGATTGTGGAAAACAGTTAGTGGAGCTTAAGGACTACACAAATGCGACTAATTGCTACAGTAAA GGGTTATCGTTATGTCCATACAATTCTGAGTTTGACGAGTTAAAATCCATTTTATACTCTAACAGAAGCTTCACAAACCTGAAACTGAAGAACTTAAACCAATCGCTATGGGATGCTAAACAG GCCgtaaaattaaatcctGGATGGAGTAAAGCATATTTACGGCTAGCTAATGTGTACAAGGAGAAGGGAGAAACTGTAGACTACCTGCACAATTTATTTCAGGCATTTGTTCGTGATTCCGAGAACTTAGAACTTAAAAGGCGCTTTCAGTCGGAGTTTAATAAGCATCGAAAGGGATAA
- a CDS encoding Peptidase family M3 family protein: protein MLINYRIVLFHHVSKNIQKHTFVKFLKNQKFISSFSKFNHYTYNKNFKLNKNNTLKFNKSNYVTHSKEDVYGYFGLKVKTPLDLLKLTNDSINYSQSLVHNLINSSGNKIDKVKRYKKDHENESNKVLEVIDDISNVLCSIADPCELLRHVHPDEEWRKMSNTCIEMVSEFIVNINVNESIYKLLMENLKEKLTNEESFVLKHMVRSMEQQGVHLPEDSKMKYKELTKNEQMLAFSIVEGNTFKFQLDDTTDDPLQKIPKDENLYNYLLKNSNQHDLRKVIWFSQRISNQSLYEKMKELHKIRTELSELRGYDNYLNYIQQECILSNSNDVYEFLINCSKLLKPCLFNDLDQLLQYKQLIHENRSKKDMDISEQQLHPWDVEYLINMSRNERNVNISLLSLITYFNILLNKLFNITIEPSESQETFYDENVIKYNLVKDGKVISSLYLDLFERLNKHSISAQFTIRCSKKINTKNKNSMYILNLVHENNFVNQRSFIKQLPSSIIVLSLQNVNPKKSNMEEILKTTKIDIYNGEIIFHELGHILHTLLSDTHYQHLSGNRGAIDYAEFSSHLLELFYSNYLDDIIYIDKNINEYDKDNLLINKENLTVFGDDYKLYNSVDLSKILMLSIIDQRFYGSEDDWYKIEKSMNYDDIFKDFHMFNEKFNDYPVYQLLSPNCITNFDHLIHYGGNYYCYIYSKILSLKVFKTFNDLKFEEVGNRLLTFFQNGSIDSSINPINKLAKTDLNKLSDLLF, encoded by the exons ATGCTTATAAATTATCGTATTGTATTATTTCACCATGTTTcaaaaaatattcaaaaacACACCTTTGTAAAATTCCTCAAAAATCAGAAATTTATATCCAGCTTCTctaaatttaatcattACACCTATAACAAAAACTTCAAACTAAATAAGAATAACACATTAAAGTTTAACAAATCAAACTATGTTACCCATAGTAAGGAAGATGTTTATGGCTATTTCGgtttaaaagttaaaacccctttagatttattaaagttaacCAATGATTCCATTAATTATTCTCAATCGTTAGTTCATAACCTAATTAATTCCTCTGGAAACAAAATTGACAAAGTAAAACGGTATAAAAAAGACCACGAAAATGAGAGTAACAAGGTTTTAGAAGTGATAGATGACATATCTAACGTCCTATGTTCAATAGCTGATCCATGTGAATTGTTACG CCATGTCCATCCGGACGAAGAATGGCGTAAAATGTCAAATACCTGTATAGAAATGGTTTCTGAgtttattgttaatatcAACGTTAATGAAAGT atttACAAGTTGTTGATGGAGAATTTAAAGGAGAAACTAACAAATGAAGAAAGTTTTGTACTAAAACATATGGTTAGGTCTATGGAACAACAGGGAGTTCATTTACCAGAAGACTCcaag ATGAAATATAAAGAACTGACTAAGAATGAACAGATGTTAGCATTTTCCATAGTAGAGGGCaatacatttaaatttCAACTAGACGATACTACTGATGATCCATTACAGAAAATACCCAAAGatgaaaatttatacaaCTATTTACTTAA AAATTCTAATCAACATGATCTGAGGAAGGTTATTTGGTTCTCACAACGCATTAGTAATCAA AGTTTATACGAAAAGATGAAAGAGCTACATAAAATTAGGACAGAACTATCAGAATTAAGAGGATACGATAATTACCTAAATTACATTCAGCA GGAGTGTATATTAAGTAATAGTAATGATGTGTATGagtttttaataaattgttcaaagttattaaag CCCTGTTTGTTCAATGATCTTGACCAATTATTACAATACAAACAGTTGATACATGAAAACAGGTCGAAAAAAGACATGGATATTTCTGAACAGCAACTACACCCATGGGATGTAGAATATTTGATTAACATGTCCAGAAATGAAAGGAACGTAAATATATCACTCCTATCACTGATTACTTactttaacattttattaaacaagCTGTTCAACATAACTATTGAGCCATCTGAATCTCAAG AAACGTTTTACGATGAGAATGTGataaagtataatttagtaAAGGACGGAAAGGTGATTTCAAGTTTATATTTGGACTTGTTCGAGAGATTAAATAAACATAGCATATCAGCCCAGTTCACAATTAGATGTTCGAAGAAAATTAACACCAAAAACAAGAATAGCAtgtacattttaaatttggtcCACGAAAATAACTTTGTAAACCAGCGTTCTTTTATTAAACAACTGCCATCATCCATTATCGTATTATCATTACAAAATGTCAATCCTAAGAAAAGTAACATGGAAGAAATATTGAAAACAACAAAAATTGACATATACAACGGAGAAATTATATTCCATGAACTAGGACATATATTGCATACTCTACTAAGTGATACGCACTATCAACACTTATCAG GAAATCGTGGAGCTATTGACTACGCGGAATTCTCATCACATTTATTGGAGTTGTTTTACTCAAACT atttggatgatataatatatatcgACAAGAATATTAATGAATATGATAAggataatttgttaataaataaagaaaatttaaCAGTTTTTGGAGATGACTATAAGTTGTATAACTCAGTTGATTTATCAAAGATTTTGATGCTTTCAATTATTGATCag AGGTTTTATGGGAGTGAAGACGATTGGTACAAGATTGAAAAGAGCATGAATTATGatgatatttttaaagACTTTCACATGTTTAATGAGAAATTCAATGATTACCCAGTTTATCAACTCTTATCACCTAATtgtataactaattttgATCACCTGATACACTACGGAGGGAATTACTATTGCTACATTTACTCAAA GATTCTATCACttaaagtttttaaaacttttaatgatttaaagTTTGAAGAAGTAGGAAACCGTCTGTTAACTTTTTTCCAAAAT GGCTCAATTGATTCTAGTATTAATccaattaataaattggcGAAGACTGATTTAAATAAGTTGTCAGATTTACTCTTTTAA